The Mytilus galloprovincialis chromosome 11, xbMytGall1.hap1.1, whole genome shotgun sequence genome contains the following window.
tctaagtttggaaaaaatccaggataatttatgaatctaataaatgtttaaaaaactttaactgcagactgtatgtgaTGTTAACTGGAACAAAAACAAAGtgcatttataatttaaaacactgataaacaggtacaaaataattttaacaaaagttCCTTCAACATATTaccttttgatcataaacaagctatcactgaactagtatatatttgtttaggggccagctgaaggacgcctccaggtgtggaaatttctcgctacattgaagacctgttggtgaccttctgcttttctatggttgggttgttgtctctttgacacattccccatttccattctcaattttattctatccaagtttggtacaaatctaggatagtttaagaaagttattaaaatttaaaaaactttaaccacagagtgaatgttttggttcctggcagaaaaactaagtacAATGTACACTTAtaattaaaatacagaaaaaatggattattttttaacaaatttacttttgaatactatcttatgatcataaataatgTTACTGGAACAAAAACAAAGtgcatttataatttaaacactgataaacaggtacaaaattttaaccaaatttccttctagattttagcttttgatcataaacaagcttctatccaagtttggtacaaatctaggatagtttaggacagttatcaaaattttaaaaaatttaaccacacagtgaatgtaatgtttccccgcagaaaaacttaGTCCATTTTcaagtaaaatacggaaattaggaacttatttttacaaattttacttctggatactatcttatgatcataaacaagcttctgtccaagtttggtagaaatccagaaaagtttaagaaagttattaaaatttcaaaaaatttaatttaaccagagagtgaatatttgtggacgcctcAGTCGCCGCCGAcaacgacagaatgtaggattgcaatgtctcgctttttcgactaaagtcgaagctcgacaaaaatcatatctaattcataatcttttttttcaaaatatgagtttaaattattgcgattataaccctgtcacatttttagcaataataaaaacattgcaataatttctgaatttacagtaccaacaataatcatgataatgaaagATTAATTGAAGTGATTATAATACTAAGCATACATTATGTAATACaaactaaaattttaattatatgcAATAAACAATAGTCTTATTTCCACTTCCTGTAATTGCTTTAATCTCCATTAGGAGGGACATAAATTTTTAAGTCACAATGAAAGACTTCAGAGCAAATTTAACTGTGTGTTATGTATGTAACCTTTTAAGATTTTCATATCTTTTGATctttaatatttcatttgatgttaTTTTAAGCTACATTCTTTTGATACCAGAAGTTATTTTTCactaaaagttaataaaatttatgattaattcaaaaaaatatatataaacagaaCTTTTATGGTTTCTCAGTATAGTATATAATCCATGTATCTCTATCTGTAAAATTTATGTTATCAACTATACATATCTacataatataaattaaaaaaatattactgtggattcattaattttcgtgggtaccaattatCGTGGAtagaggaaaacttgcatattcgtggatatttaaattcgttgttttgacaaaattcacatgcattcctttagaaaatatgcattttgttgAACCTTTAAATTCGTAGTttccctgtacccacgaaatccatgaaaattggtatccaatgaatattaatgattccacagtacatgtatttcaatttaagcgtaaataacaaaaattgaaaaatacacaaatttgtGAATGTAATTGAGTAAACGAATGGTATGATTCTGTGCATTCATTATTCttcgttagataccaattttGATGGGTTTCATGGTACAgttgaaccacaaattcaaatgtttaaagtaattaatacatattttctataggttttgtATGCAGAGAtaagcaaaaccatgaaatcaaatatccacgaaaatgcttTCCTAGATCAACAAAAATTGATAgccacaaaaaataaatgaatgcacAGTAAGTTAAAAGTGATATATATATCAGcttttcatattatatatataaaccagTTGTAATGGCCTTACATCAGTTGTACATAAGTCTGATTTTATCTCGCCAATCACTATCATTGCTCTGAATGGCCTCAACAGGTATGTCTACTTGCTGAGCTTGTTGAAAGACAAGTTTATCTTCAGACTGAACTGATGCATGAGTTTTCTGTTCCAGGTTTTTGTTTAGCTCTAAATTATAACTTCTAGTTTCCGTCACTGTTTGTTGTCCTGCTAATGGAATAGATGGATTATTTTGCAAAACATAATTATTTGAATCAGCGACAATTGATATAGCTAGTAGCTCATCAGGGGTGTATCCACTTCGGTTTACAAGGGTGTTCTCTGGAATAGGCTTTTCATGGATCAAAAGATGTTTTTTCAATGTACGATTATGTATAAACCTTTTGGAACAATATATACACTCAAACTGTTTATCATCATTGTGTATTTTCATATGCGAATTTAAGTTTCCTTTTTCAGCAAACCGCTTGCCACAAATTTCACATCCAAATGGACGTTCTCCCGTATGAGTTCTTACATGGCGACGGAAACGTTCTTTTGTGGCTATAAGTCTGTTGCAGTCTTTACATTCATGCATTTTCCATCCACGACTTTTGGCGTATTCTATATGCATAGAAATACAATGTTGTTGCAGGTTGTATGggtttttaaatacttttacacAGAGAGTACACTTATGTTTTTTCTCGTCCGTGTGCCGTTTTCTGTGTGCTGCCAATCTTATGCGGTGGGAGAAAGTTTTCCCACATACATCACAGATAACATCAGGGTCTGATTTGTGGGTAATCTTATGCATGGCCAGTAAGTCCCAGCTTCTGAACTTTTTATCACAAATAGCACAATGATAAGGATATTCCCCAGTGTGTTTTCTTCTGTGGATCTGaggaaaaaacaaaacattggggcataattaaattaagaaaatagTGATGAcaactttttaattttcaaattattatgtGGATGCCTTATTATTTGTTGGACaccaattttcgtagatttcATGGGTACatgtgaaccatgaaattaaatgttcaatgaatagcAAGTTTTTTATAGGCtaagacttcagcaaaaccatgaaaaaataaatatccacaaacatgtaagttttccgTAATCCttaaaaattggtacccacgaaaataaatgaatccacaatataaTTTGTTAAGCTTTTTAATGtcttaaaatttgtatttatatctGTCTAGCTAAGAGGATTAGCTCTTACCATGCTTACACAAGATTATACCAAGATATTTGAATATTGCAGTAAATTCAATAAACTCCGTGGAGATGTATATAGGTTAATATAAATTCTTTCAACGCTAAATCCTGTTTTATAACTGTAATGTTTCATCAATATCTACATGATCTATCCAGATGTTTATGAGAAACTGTGCTTACTTAGTtaaatcaaaggtaccaggattataatttaatacgccagatgcgcgtttcctctacataagactcatcagtgacgctcatatcaaaatatttataaagccaaaccagtacaaagttgaaaagcattgaggactcaaaactccaaaaagttgtgccaaatatggctaaggtaatctatgcctggaataagaaaatcctagttttttcgaaaaattcaaagttttgtaaacagaaaatttataataatgaccacattattgatattcatatcaacaccgaagtgttgactactgggctggtgataccctcggggacgaaatgtccaccagcagtgacatcgacccagtggtgtaattagttatcaaaggtaccaggattataatttagtacgccatgaGAATGTATTATTACAAGACGTTTAAATACAGAAGTGAGAAACGCAGTTATCTCCCTAAGAACAaagtaaatatttgttatttcgAACAGTAAAGTAAAAGTGAAAGTATTTgcaattcaaattttgatactaTTATTAATGTACAGCTTTTCCTGAAATTGTCATAATCTGGCATTTTTATTTATGTCAAATTTTCAACCATTGCAAAATGTAAACTGGTAGATTTAGTCTTGCTGAGcagttttgaattttataaattagCATTTCACGACCATAAATTCTAATTTGATTAGCATTTCGTAACTCAAAGTAGTAATAAACTATAAAGTCATTATAAATGGTGTTATAAGTCACTTAGTGTTTGCAATCCTATTCTTCATCCTATTTTAACTTATTATTTAACAATTAATCAAAACAGCATTAATATTTATTCTAATCAATGATAATGTACATGACTGTACAATAATGATATCAAATTCTGTGATACAGAATAATTTTCAGTTTTCAGGCTACCCACCTAGTTCATGTAGTTATTTTTTTAAGACATCAACCCCCTCAAACCATATAGTtcaggcatggggtaatcgtaatcagtaatcgtaatcagctgtaatcgattacattttgcagtgtaatcctatgtaatcagtaatcaaaccatttctgattacaagtaatcgtaatgtaatcgattacatggcaaaaaacaggtgtaatcatgattacttttagattactttaagattacattcataaGATTACTTGatgattacaaatcttgtataaatatgaaaatagttttttatagacaagatgaaaataagaaaatgtaaagcttgaatgaaaaatcatgaaactagtaatcacaatgatgggaccttgtttaatgtgatcatctatataacaaatttgtataaccaagtgttttattttgtttttacagtttacaaaaagaaatttaCTGTCCAATCTTTCTTTGTGAAATTGAGCCTTTATGATACAAGAATATGccttgaaagcatttgttttccttgattgaaaacttctgatactaactccaatttcatattagtttaaccaatatttttacataaatacattgaaattaaaatgcagaaaacatttagttcctATTTGACTTTGATGGTTGGCATAAATATATAAGCccacttaattcaaaatggaagttaaaaccaggtttcatttattgacaaaattgaatgaattttattttccataaattcgtgtataatatgtgctttcttatttttattctttattagcCTTAAGACTCACCAGTATAAacaagtacattttgtacatgtacagtgtatacatatggcataaatattgcaaacaatatgcatagtaaacaataggtgacatcagaagtttcatcaatacaatAAACTGTTACTTAATATAAAGAGAAATGTATAATCTTTCTTAAGTTACAAAAcagttttgtgttttcacctgacaataattctattaatttcaattagatcaagtattaaaaattttcaaacaaataatgacaatcaacAACCAATTTTAATCgttattaagacaataaattTTTAATACCCAAGCCCACccattgtttgtttaaaaaaatggaagtagtgattaacacctgtaaaaaaacattaatggatgtgtcaattatgtcccaacagacaataaaactatacttaattaatttttccttattttcattttttttttgttaattaggcagttggttacaatttatagttaaaaataaagttacatCTTTTACATAAAGAAAGAACACTTGTCTAcagctattttatcaaattacacatgttacactgtaaCTGTAACTGTCTtgtctataaattcttttaaaagatgaataaattaaggtttttaaaaaaaatcaccaaaataagcggataaaaagttataaaaaaactttgatatagcaatatacaatgtcatcataagtaatctaaagtaatcatgattacaataaagaaaagtaatctaatgtaatcgattacatatgaaatagggtgtaattgtaatgtaattgattacattttattagcaaagtaattgtaatttaatcgattacattttaaagtaatcgaccccatccctgaTATAGTTATCTGCATATTTAACCTTAGTTCATTTTATTGTTATGCTTGATTAATCTCTTCACTTTAATACTCACTTTCAGCATTTTAGGATCCCTGTACCCTTTTCCACAAAACTCGCACATGAAgtgatttttgtcaaaatgagTGTACGAGTGGATCTTCAGAGCTGAGTATGTTGCAAAACCTTTTCCACATTTCTCACAATGCTGTGGTTTCTCTGCGTTTGGTAGGTGCACCAGTAGATGGCGCTTGTATGTCTCATCAGTTTTACATACCTGTCCACAATGGACACAGGTGAAATTAGCTTTATTGTTGTGAAGTTTTACATGCCTATCTAAGGCATTTCCATGCTTGAACCTCTTTCcgcaaaatttacattttttatcgagATTTTCATTAAATTTCTGCCTTATCTGGCTGATTTCATGATCGGCTGTATCGATTTCATCTACACTGATGTCTGGCATGTCTGATGTTACTTCAGACAACTCAGGAGTCAAATCAATTATCAAACTTTCTATTGCATCTGTAACTTCAGCCTCGGTAGACATTTTCTCCTTGTCAACATCAACTTCCTGTATGTTTCTATGGTTACTTGCATTTTCTACTGGTTCCATCTCTGAAGAAACATTTTCTTTCTCTAATAGTGGCATACAGGAAGAACTCTCCTCAAAGGAAGTAGAATTGGTGGCAggttcatcatcatcatcatctgaTGAATTTGAATTATTAAAGTGAGTTTGTTCATGCTCCTCTAATTCCAAACTGTCAACAAAATACAAACTACAGGTAACACAGAAATGGAATGAATGTGCTTCTAACATGTGCTCTTTCAGTTTCAAATTTGTTTCTATTTTCTCTTGACAAATGAAGCAGGAATGATCGAACGTGTGTATCTTCTCATGCCTTTTCAACATTGATGCATTCCCATACGAGGCTTTACAGATTTTGCAATTGAAGCGAACCGACTGATCAGCATGGTGAAGAATAAAGTGTGTTTTCAGACCAAGCTTACTTTTATACTTCTTGTCACAATCTGGACATTTGAAGCAGAAATCGTCTCCGTGAATTTCCTTTCTATGTTTTTCCATTTTTCCGGCACCGCAAGGGATCATCGTGTCGCACACTTTACATAGTTGATGATCTTTATGAGACCTTATATGATTGTAGTAACTAACAGAATTGTTATACACATTGGAACAGAGACTACATGCATATTCAGTccgatttaaatatttatttatttcttgcaAATCTGGGTGCATCTTGGTAAAACGCTCCTGCTCTTTAGACATCACCTTTACTTTGCTGCTAGCAGTGTCAGACAAGCGTTCCAGATATTTAACATTAGAATTGTGAGACGGGAAGTGAGTTTTCAATTGaagtttacttttaaattctTTGTTACATTTGGGACATTTGAAGAATAAATCATCTTTATGGAATTCCTTTCGGTGTTTTTCTATTGTCTCGTTGTTAGATGGTACCATAACATCACAAACTTTACAAAGCTGGTAGTTTCTGTGGTTTTTGACATGGTTAAAATAGCTGAATGCATTGCTAGACTCATTTGAGCATACTCCACAAATATATTCTTTTCGATTTAAGTATTGGTTGAGATCCTTAACCTCATTGTGTATTGTTTTAATTGGTTCCTGCTTATCAACTGCTGTCTTTCTGGTCCTTGTAGAGACCATGTCTGCATTTCCATTCGGTTGTGTGCTGATCTGATCCTTCTTATTTACTGCTGTCTTCCTGGTACAGCTATCAGTTGCCTGCAATTCATTCTCTGTGTCACTCAAACTCTTTTCAATTCCATCCTTACTTCTCCTTCTTTTCTTTGAAACTGACAAATTCTCACAAATTTTGTCAACTCCTTCCCCATTCTTCAAAGTCCCCTCCGACAGATTTTCAAGTTTAACCACACAGGATGTCAAAGATTTGGgaactttatctttaatttgaccTCTTGACCTCTTGGAGGAATCTTTTATTTCAGACAAGTTGACCTTGATAGAACCTCTGGTTCGGATATTATGCAATATTGGATTATTTTTATTGCTTGACGACTTTTTAGGTCCTTTTTTTGAAGATTGTCTTAGTCTTAGAGAATTTCTGATATTCAGAGTATCTGCACTCTTCTTTGTTTCTGTCACTTTCTTTGTGATTTTTCCTGAAATACATAACAAGAaaaatgaatcatttttttttgccatgtcatTTTCAATGTAACTTGAAAATACTTCTTCCTGGTCAACTTTGTCTGATGTTTGTAACTTTATTTCAGgacataaatataaaataagttagagaatggaaatgaaaaattatgcaattttccatttaaaggggcataacactaaaacagtaaaagtgacgacACCATAATTTAAACCGGACCAGTATTTAGTGGAGATaaacattttgtataagttttataatatttggttgaggctaacttaGTGTGGATACAAGGATTTGACTGACAGATAGATGGACAGAAGGTCAAaggttagagaacggaaaccaacacTGGGACGTACATACGTACGTATAGACGGACAATGGTAAAATCTGATGCCCCCTCCGCTACGGCGAGGGcataaaaagttatgtatttcttgtTAATTAGCACAATAAAAAATTGGAAATCAAGGGGGCAGTAACTCTTcaaagtttgttgaaaaaaacagTATGGTCAAACttaactttcataaaaaaaattctgcccCGGATAGATTGGGTTGCACTTATCGAATGACATTTTTGTCTTCAAAATATATTCTGTTACCCTGGACATTTATTTCATTACCTGTTGTAGAGCTATGCCTTGGATGCTTAATTATGTCTGTACCAGTATCAAAATCATCATTGACAGTGTAATCATCTGTGTCATCATCTTCAACATCATTCCCACACTCCATCTCATtctgaaaatttaaaacatgaaattaatgtaaagattttctttttaattttgctTGTTACAGCATTTCTAGAAAGTTCGTTTTGTATATATTACATTTCTGGATAAGTAGTAAAATACAAGTTACATTGATATTAATTAACTTTTAAGCAAAGATGAtcgcaaatacaaaaaaaaacaaaaaaaacttttctttgtttacattgaaaaagcATTATTCTATTAAGCATGACAAAAAAGAGTGTGTACAACTGATTATTCAAGTGAATTTTTCAAAGTTAAAGGACAAAATATAACACTGTACAAAGTCATCAGACCGGAAGAAAATGCAAACTTGATCTTATAAAACTATACACCAATTtacaaatcaatatcttcaagaataACAAAAATAGTGCGGAAAACTTACAATTTGAGTGAATTTTCTTAGAAAAGCGTAAAAAATAAAACCCTCAAACAGATATGGTTGTAGAAATAGAGACATTTAAAACTcaacacaagagtgcacatgctaaaatgtctcgccttctatactaatcattgatattatgttgatagtcctaagtataaagctaagttttattacaactgtcacataaacttaacattaaccaagataactcaacaaagaccaatgaaccttgaaaatgaggtcaaggtcagatgaaccatgccaggcagacagctaacagctaacaatgcttctatacaacatatatagttgacccattacttatagtttaagaaaaatagaccaaaacacaaaaacttaacactgtgcaatgaaccgtgaaaatgaggtcaccgtcaaataaaacctgcgcgactgacataaagatcataaaatatttccatacaccaaatatagttgacctatggcatatagtattagataaaaagaccaaaactcaaaaacttacctttgaccactgaaccatgaaaatgaggtcaaggtcacatgacatctgcccgctagacatgtacaccttacaatcattccatacaacaaatatagtggacctattgcatatagtatgagaaaaacagaccaaaacacaaaaacttaactataaccactgaaccatgaaaatgaggtcaaggtcagatgacacctgccagttggacatgtacaccttacagtccttccatacaccgaatatactagccctattgcttatagtatctgagatatggacttgaccaccaaaacttaaccttgatcactgatccatgaaatgaggtcgaggtcaagcgaaaactgtctgacagacatgaggaccttgcaaggtaagcacatatcaaataaagttatcctattacttataataagagagaattgaacattacaaaaaatttgaacttttttttcaagtggtcactgaaccatgaaaatgaggccaaggacattggacatgtgactgacagaaacttcgtaacatgaagcatctatatacaaagtatgaagcatccaggtcttccaccttctaaaatataaagcttttaagaagtgagctaacaccgccgccgccgccggatcactatccctatgtcgagctttctgcaacaaaagttgcaggctcgacaaaaaataaaCCAATCTAAAATATTATTcactagaaaaaaaatcatcaatcatGTGTGCCTTTATGAGGTCATTTACCAGTTAAGGGCAtagcctgtatccctgcactatggAAGTTCAGCATGCCTCTAAGTGATCCTAGTTGTGCAGAacaaactagaaataatgtttgttcggTAGGTACTTAATCAAAATTTCCTTATGACAGCAGTGGTGGTTGTCAGTTATGATAatttaatttgctgaataattcgtgcaatatatcatcatagttttccaaccaATTGCTCAGTATGGGAAcagaagtgacgacgccccttaACAcatgaatgatgttcactaaaacccaagtttttgatggaaatgcattgaactcgaaagttgtcaattcaaaacaaaatgattagtTTTCAACTGAAACACCATGAGTGTACTGTATACATACTATATCAGACATTGAAACTGTACTTTCTCGTCCATTAAGAGTTGTTACTAAATGATCTGTCTCTTGACCAAAGGATTTAACTATGGACTCATTtacattttctatatttgtaCTTTCTTGTTCGCTTTTGGACGTCTCTGACTGGTCTTCAGTTTGATCAAGGGAAGTAATCATAGAACCAACTGTGTTTTCTGTACTGGGCATTTTATCATTTCCGGTTCTTTCATTTCCACTATTGGATATCAACCCTAACTGGTCTGCAGACTGATCAAGAATTGGATAATCTCCCTTATTGTTACAGGCACTGGTCTGATAATACgctgaaaatttaagaaaatctaTTTAAAGAATAACCAAAATAACAATGTTTACAACTAATGTAAATGATACTAAAATACCATAAGCTTTACCACTACATGTACTATCATATAACAAGAATAGAGCTTGcataaactaaaattaatttttccAGCCCTTCAAAATATAGTTAATTTATTTGATTAGTTTATAGTATGAAAAATATGGTTGCTTTTAATTAAGGTCCTAAATTGTGGACTCGTCATGTCACAATGAGACCATAAACCAAGGGTCCGGAAACATGACCGATTTGGaaactcaaaagtcctaaatcatttattgggatttaggtcaaattttatttttcaacagaaataatttcggtcatttcgttgagattgaTATCGCGAGTTTAAAATcgccattttaaacatatttttgttttgttatcgattttatgtaattaaactgccactccagtaaagtgttataatcctgagggccctcctaatagcTATAGTAATGCCtcggggagctattggctaatgattgctaatctctttacctgtgtttttaattcacacctggctattaatcacaagctccgaactaatattataaagaaattaaaattcaataccaactgtcttcattatttaattacttttcagctaagacaattgtcaattatgatttaaaattaaattaaaacttgatttaatttacgtagaaaaaagatttttttcactactaacacacgtgctttgtttactTTGATACGCATGCCTAAAATTCTCTTCCGCAGATttgacactaaatcgtaaatttaaaatgatttcttgctaaataaagcaagtgcaactattttcattaatattttaacACTATTAAAGgtacaatattaaaaaaacgatgttttcctgtgaatttgataaacaaaactaaccCCGGGTATAAGTCCGGAATTGTTTGTTTTAGTATTGTCGCATTACATCCGGTTTGAATTTCGACTTCAGAATCGAAAGAAACGGAAGCGATGActgagaaaattacgattttgagtcattaaaatcattttattcttaaactgttgccttcctttaattgctcttgatcgattttaggaaaatggtaggataaatcatgaagtaaacgcaatgcaacagttaaacaagttcgttgatgctacGAGTAGGAGCATACTCGTGCAGTAAATGAGATTTTgacaatctgtttttgaaaaggggcaccaacttttaagttatatgaaaatgaccgcaattaggtgaaaaaatttccggatccttgccATAAACATGTCGTCTTTGAAATATTTGAACTAAAATGGCATAAAAATTTGAAGCAAAATTAGAATTTAACAAGGTTTTTAACCAACAAGATATATCTTATATGTACATAATAATGGTCAACATTTCTGTGTAAAACATGTTGTAGCAGAAAACACTTTTGGGAAATGTCACCACATCAAAAGTGATAGATGCCCTATTTTATTGTATCTCAAATAATGTCCAGAAGCACACATGTTATAAATAGGAAACATATACTCAAACCATCTCCTTTATTGTGTCTCTTGGTTGAATTTTAATTTTGACgtaaatttttcagatttttctgAATTTCCAATTGTGTCCAACGTCCTTTAAAAAGGCTAAAATGCCTGATGATGTCAcatatataaagaacacaactttctgcaaatctttgaaaaaggAAGGGTAAAAATCTTAAGAGATATCACCATTATAACTCTTGTATTaagatatttctccactctcaacagttaaattttaattatttaaaaagcttcaGGTTTTATATAGAAGAATTGAA
Protein-coding sequences here:
- the LOC143050748 gene encoding uncharacterized protein LOC143050748, yielding MEQDGSKTDDEEMWEDVEKLGKRFQSKGKQCIFLAVGDKGNDVQSWSTEAGVQFIAQYPKWTSMFQDFCSYYQTSACNNKGDYPILDQSADQLGLISNSGNERTGNDKMPSTENTVGSMITSLDQTEDQSETSKSEQESTNIENVNESIVKSFGQETDHLVTTLNGRESTVSMSDIVCIQYTHGVSVEN
- the LOC143052136 gene encoding uncharacterized protein LOC143052136 — its product is MECGNDVEDDDTDDYTVNDDFDTGTDIIKHPRHSSTTGKITKKVTETKKSADTLNIRNSLRLRQSSKKGPKKSSSNKNNPILHNIRTRGSIKVNLSEIKDSSKRSRGQIKDKVPKSLTSCVVKLENLSEGTLKNGEGVDKICENLSVSKKRRRSKDGIEKSLSDTENELQATDSCTRKTAVNKKDQISTQPNGNADMVSTRTRKTAVDKQEPIKTIHNEVKDLNQYLNRKEYICGVCSNESSNAFSYFNHVKNHRNYQLCKVCDVMVPSNNETIEKHRKEFHKDDLFFKCPKCNKEFKSKLQLKTHFPSHNSNVKYLERLSDTASSKVKVMSKEQERFTKMHPDLQEINKYLNRTEYACSLCSNVYNNSVSYYNHIRSHKDHQLCKVCDTMIPCGAGKMEKHRKEIHGDDFCFKCPDCDKKYKSKLGLKTHFILHHADQSVRFNCKICKASYGNASMLKRHEKIHTFDHSCFICQEKIETNLKLKEHMLEAHSFHFCVTCSLYFVDSLELEEHEQTHFNNSNSSDDDDDEPATNSTSFEESSSCMPLLEKENVSSEMEPVENASNHRNIQEVDVDKEKMSTEAEVTDAIESLIIDLTPELSEVTSDMPDISVDEIDTADHEISQIRQKFNENLDKKCKFCGKRFKHGNALDRHVKLHNNKANFTCVHCGQVCKTDETYKRHLLVHLPNAEKPQHCEKCGKGFATYSALKIHSYTHFDKNHFMCEFCGKGYRDPKMLKIHRRKHTGEYPYHCAICDKKFRSWDLLAMHKITHKSDPDVICDVCGKTFSHRIRLAAHRKRHTDEKKHKCTLCVKVFKNPYNLQQHCISMHIEYAKSRGWKMHECKDCNRLIATKERFRRHVRTHTGERPFGCEICGKRFAEKGNLNSHMKIHNDDKQFECIYCSKRFIHNRTLKKHLLIHEKPIPENTLVNRSGYTPDELLAISIVADSNNYVLQNNPSIPLAGQQTVTETRSYNLELNKNLEQKTHASVQSEDKLVFQQAQQVDIPVEAIQSNDSDWRDKIRLMYN